DNA from Polaribacter sp. NJDZ03:
GATCAAATTTTAAGCCTGTAAACCCAGCTTCTTTAACTTGTTTTGCTTGTTTTGCATAGTCTTCACCATTATGTCCCCCTCCTGTAAACCAATAATTAGCATATAAAGGAATTTCTGTTCTATAACTCCCTCCTAAAAGCTCATAACAAGGAACTCCTAACACTTTTCCTTTTAAATCTAATAGAGCCATGTCTATTCCAGAAATTGCACATAAGCTTGCTCCACTTGGTCCAACCCAGTTCATATCTCTATATAATTTGGTCCAAATAAAATCGGTTCTCATTGGATCTAAACCTATAATTCTTTGTCCAAGTTCTTTTGCGGCGGCTTCTACTATTTGACTCCCTGGCCAATTTGTGGCTTCACCAACACCTGTGTAACCTTCATCTGTATAAATTTTCAATAATGTCCAATTATACTTTACCCCTTCTACAAGCCAAACTTTTACATCTGTAATTTTCATATTTTTTTATTCTTGTTATTATGACTATCTTCAAAATTATTTTTTACAACATTTATTAAAAAACAAAGAACATTTCTTGTTCTAAAGATGAATAATACTTTCTACTTTTTTATTATTTTTTTTTGATACTTTTTACCCGATTCATCTATTAAATTTAATACATAAATACCCTTGGCTACATCACTTATATCCATTGTAACTTCACCATTCTTATTTTTAAGATTCATTTTTTTTACCTGTTTACCATCAATACTTACTAAAGAAACTTGTATTTCTAAACCTTTCATGTTTGACGTCTTTATAGATATATTACTACCCGTAGGAACAGGATACACCATCACTTTGTCTACTTGCTCCTTTCTAAGTGAAAGTACTTCTGAGCAACCAAGAAAAGATAACTCTCCAACGGTTGTCCATGGGTTTCCATTTACTTCAGATAAAGCAGTTAGTTTTACATACCTAGCCAATATAGGGCTAGAAAAAACAACTTTTTGAAGCTCTGTATAGTTTACAAAATTTCCAGAAGTAACTAGAGTCCAATCTGTACCATTTAAACTTGAATGTATTTGATATGAATTAATTCTTCCATTTTCTTGATTTTGCCTTGGAGCATAATTCATTTGAGAAACATTATAATTAGCACTTAAATCTATTGATATATAATGTGGCATAGGTACTTCTGGGCTATACCATTGAGTAACCCAATTAGTTGAAATATCTCCATCTATAACATTGGTAGCCGGAGATGTTTCTCCAACAATTTCCTGACTATCAAATTGATGTATAGAATACTTATTGCTAGGAATAAGTGTTGGACATGGCGTGGTAAATACTTCTATAAAATTTGTAATAGTTTTAGTGCTTTCTTTACCAGTTACATCTTTAACTGTTAATTTTACATCATGTTTTCCTTCTGAAGCATTGGCATATGATATTAAAGGATTCTCATCTGTAGAAGTACTAGGAATGCCTCCCGGAAAGGACCAACTCCAAGTAGCTCCTATTTGAGTAATTGCAGAATGATCTTTAAATTGCACCATAGCATCTTGTGTTAAATCAACCAAAATTTTATCGGCAGCAAAATTTGCATCAGGTTTAAAAGATTCATACAAATCATTTTCCCAAATACCTCTAGTTCCAGCAGCTCTTATTTTTCCTTTTGCATAATTAATTTGTAAAAAATTAACTTCACCACCTAAAACTCCTGTTCCGTGTAAATCCCATGAACTCATAGAAGCATTACGATAATACACGCCCATTCTTGTTCCTATATAAACCCCACCATTAGTTCCTCTTTGATTAACAATTCCAAAACGCCCTTCACTATTAGGTAAACCAGTTGAATAATCTACCCAAGTTGTTCCGCCATCAATTGTTTTTAGAACTTTTACATTACTTGATGAGCCAAGTACAACCCAAGCTATATTTGTATCTGTTTCACTTAATGCTATGTTTCTAATATTAAATTCTGATGTTAGAGATGAAGAGGGAGTTACATTTAACCAATTAACTCCAGAATCATTAGTTTTCCATATTTGATATGACTTAGCCTCACGTTTTATAATAGCAAACATTGTATTGGCATCTGCAAAACTAACTTGCATTCTTCCTCCTGTATTACTAATGTCTGGAAAATCTTTTAATGATGACCAACTTGACGCATTATCATTACTTACTGCTACTCCTGTAACTAATTCTGGTCTTAGAGAATTTGGGTGTCCAATAACATAAATTTTATTATATAGATTTGGATGCATAATATAATTTTGGAAATTTACATAACCAGAATAAACACCTAGATTACCTGAATTACCAGGTGCTGTATTACGTAATGCTGGTCTAGTAAGCCTTTGATCCCACCAAGGCATCGCATAAATATAACGGTCATCTAAAGGATTTACGGTGGCTGTTTGTGCATCTGCTCCTGGCCCTGTTAACCATTGGTTGTATAACGAACCGTCTTTTATATAAATAGCATTATGATTGATACCTGCTGCCATAATATCTGACTTAAATCCTTGACTAAAGCCCCAACATTCTTGACTATAAATACCATCATACTTAGAAATAGCATTTATTCCATTATTAGAAGAATAATAGGCACCACCATCACTTACAACCCAAACCTCATCACCGCTTGCATCAATGCCTTGTATGTCTCCATGAATAGGCCAAGTAGTTTGATCTGGGTTACCAACATGAGACCATGTAGTACCTCCATTTGTTGAAAACATCGTTTTATTACAACCTGCATAAACAAGTTCTGGATTTGTTGTTGAAACTCCTATTGCAAAATCCCAAGTTGTTTGTCCATAACCTGCAGTAAGCTTATTATCAAATGTATAATCTGTACCAGAAGGAACAACGGATAATATAGTGTTACCTGCCCATCCTTCATCTTGTTTTGTAAAATTCAAACCTGCATCTGTAGATTTCCAAAATCCATACTCATCATTTCCTGCACTATACACATATACATAATTTGGTGCAGCTGGAGTTACCCCAATAGCACCACGATATAATTGATGTCCTGAAATTGCTGCAGAAGGGTAACCATTGTTAATTTCTGTAAACGTAACCCCTGAATCTGTACTTCGTAAAAACTTAGTCCACGAACCTACTTGTTCTATTGCATAAATTATAGAACTATTCCCAGGATTAATTTTAAGATCCCAATAAGCACTCCCTTCATGCAAGGTACTCCATGTTGTTCCTCCATTAGTGGTTAAATAAATACCACCATTATTAGTATAATTATTCTTTGTAGATACAAATACTTTATCACTATCTGTTGGAGAAATATCTAACATTGCCTCTTTAGCAGTATAAGGAAGTGTAGAAAGAAAGTTAGTTGCATAGTTCCAAGTTTGCCCTTCATCCATAGATTTAATCAACCCTACATTGGTAATTGCGTATACAATATTGGCATTACTAGGTGCAAATTTCACTTCCCAAATAGTTTCTACCAATGGTACATTTTGACCAACAGACACCCAATTATCACCTTTATTAGTTGTTATCCAAACACCTGCAAGTAATGTTCCCGCAATAACACGGTTTGTATTTCCTGGCTGAATCGCTATAGAGCGTATCACTCCAATACCATGTGCACCATAACTTCCTGCTGTATGATCTACCGTAAAGTTTACTTGTTCCCATGGACTTTTTAGTAGATTTAAAGCATTTACTTTACTCTTATTATTTTTATGAAAATCTACCCAATCCTTTTCTAAAAAATTAGCTGGCGCTATAAAATCTTTAATTTTATAAGGAATTCCTTCTAAAGAAGGATCCATATTAGCTTCATTTTTCATTAACGGGTTTTCATTTTGCTTATCATTTTTATTAAAACAACTTGTTACAGACAAAAAGATTCCCAGAGTTATAAATACAATAAACATGTATTTATATTTATTTTGAATACTATTCAAAAAAAACAACTTCAACATATCATTAAGTTTAATTAGTGAAAATTAGATTGTAATACTTATAAAAACTTAAGCTTGCTTAATTTTTTAAAATACACTTCAATTTATAGGATAAATAATATTATTATTCTACTCAGATTTACTTACTATTAATTTTATAGAGTCTGAAATTTCATCTCCAATTTCTAACGGAACTCGAGTAGGTCCATAAAAACTTCCTAAAAACAATTCGTTTCCGGCTGTTACAAAACCAGCTACTAAAAATCTTACTTTCTTTCCATCTAACCAAGATCGCCAATGTTGAGATGCATTTTCTGAAACAGCAAGAACCTCATTTCCAGAATTTGAACGCAACCCTGCATACCAAAAATTTCTTCGTGTAGATCTAAAATCGTTACTTCCTAATTTATTAAAATCCATACTCCAGTTCCATAATGGTCTTTCATTAGGACTTATACTTTCTGGTACACCTTCATAAAACAATGGTGCTTCACCAATTGCTCTACCTATATGTGATTGTGGATAAGACGTCCATCTCCCATTTCTTTTCCAGAAAAATTTATTGTAATTATTAGGTGCATCAAACACCATTCCCCATTGTCTTGGGTTCACGGCTACTTTACTTGCAAAAACATAATCAATATTAATTTCTCCGTTTGCATTAATATGTAAAGAATAATCACCCTTAAATTCTTTATACGATCCTTTTACCTCAATTTTCACTCCTGTATTTAACCTTTCTGCAACTACTTTAGTTGCTTTCCAATTAGTACAAAGCTCATTAAAAGGTGGAATATTTGCATCGTGATCTGGTTCGCAACCTTCACCATCTAAAGGTAAAGCCATTAACCAAGGTCCTCCATTTAATACAATATTGTCATTCTTTTTTAATGAAATTATTTGTCCTGTAGCTCTGCTTATTACACAAGTAAAATTAGTTCCAGTAATTATAAAGCTTGTGCTAGTTGTTTTTAACTTTGTTTTTACTGCAGGATCATTTTTAACAATTGCATCAAAAGACTGTTCTCCAACTGGTATTATAAACTCATCAGCTAAAAAACCTCTAGGATCAAAAAATACTAATTTTAAACTTTTATTAGTAGCAATATTCTTTACGTTTATTTTAATTTTCCCTTTAGCTCCTGGTTCTATATTTGGAAAAATGCTACCTGTTTCACCTGCATAACTCCAAACAACTTTAGTGTTTTTAAGATTTGTGTATGTATATCTGTTTTCAATTTCAAGTTCAAAATTAGTAGTAGCTTCTAAACTTTTGGTTGTTACTCTAATTGGACTATAAATTTTCTTTACATGCCAATATTCTGGCTTAGGTCTTCTCCAAGCATCAATTGGTCCCCATGGGCCATAACCAACAGCATCTCCATTTGGCATTTGAAAAATATCATCAACACCAGACCAAATAGCACCTCCTAAAACACCTTTAGTCTTATACATGTTTTCCCAAGTTGGAGCTAATGCTGAAGCCCAATCGTTTCTAACACCTGGATCTGTTATTAATTCTCTTCTATTATAAACATTTAAGTGGCAGTACTCTCCATAAATTAATGGTTTATCAAAATCAGTAGCCTTTTTATAACCATTTGGTCCTGGATAATGAATGTTTGCTATTGAAGCTGTACTTCCTTGGTTATTAAAACCTCCGTATGCTTGATCGTGAAATGCATTTGGACGTGTTGTATCTGCAGCATCAACATATTTCATTAGTTTTGCTGTATTATAGTTCCAATATGATTCATTGGCAGCAGACCAAAATATAATAGACGGGTTATTTCTATAAAAATGAATAGTTTCCATATTTGCTTGTAACATATATGGGAAATACTTTTCATCTGTATAATTAAGCGTTTGCCAATTTTTGTTAGCATGGTGCCCAACCCAACAAACCGGAGCTTCCATTTCTACAAACATTCCTTTTTCGTTACATAAAGCTATAAATTCTTCTGATGGAGGATAATGTGATGTTCTTATATAATTAACATTTGCCTTATTATACAATTCAATATCTTTTTCCCAAGTTTCTTGATCTAAAGATCTTCCTTTTAATGGGTGTATTTCATGTCGGTTAACTCCTCTTAATTTAACCGAAACACCATTGACTAGTAATTCACTTCCATTAATTTCAACTTCTCTAAAACCAACTCTATTAATTAATCTTTCTGAAAGCTTCTTCTCTTTTAATAAATCGATAAATAAATCGTATAAATTAGGTGTTTCATTGGTCCATTTTTGTGGATTTGTAACGGGTATTTCAATATTTTTAACAACTGTTTCACCAACCTTAATCTCTTCAATAATAAATTCTTTTACTATATTTTTATCTGGAATTGTAAATCTAACCGATTGCTCTTTAGAGTTGTTATTTCCATAATTTGTAATACCTAATTGAATTTTTAAGTTGGCATTTTTATAATTTTCATCTAAATCGGTTACAATTCTTAAATCTGAAATATGTACATCTGGCACTGCAAAAAGTGTAACTTTTCTAGTAATACCACCTATTTGATGTGCTGCATACTGAGTTAAACTACCCAACATATCAGCCAAAGATTCATTTCTAACTTTTAATGAAATACTATTTTCTCCTTTCATTAAAAAATCGGTAATATCAAATTCAAAAGCTGTCATTCCTCCCATATGAGACCCCACTTCTTTTCCGTTAATCCAAATGATACTTTCGCTAGAAACTCCATCAAAACGAATCTTTATACGATTTCCATTCCAATCTCTCGGAATATTAAATTTTTTATTATATCCTGCAAAAGCAGCAGAATCTACTTTGTAGCCTTGCATAGCCCATTCTCCTGGTACATTAATTGTTTTCCAATTGGTTGTTTCTTTTGTGTTTTTAAAGAATGTATTACCCGGTTTTTCATTAAATCTCCAATCACCATTTAAAGATAGTTTTGGGTTAAATACCTTTGTTACCTTTATTGGACGAGGAACATATTTTGGCATCACACTCTCTACATTAATTATTTCATTTACAACAATTAATTTTTTCTTTAGTATTTCTTTTTTTTGTTCTTCAGAAAAAGGAGAAAGAACATTAGTAGTGTCTGATGAATATATTTCAATTTCAGACACTACAGCATTTGTTCCTTCAATTAACTCAAATAATAATACAAACTGTCCATAGGCATAAGCTTTTTCTGGTATTTTAAAATTTATTTCTTTACGCTCACCTTTTTTAATAGTAATTTCGTCTTCTAAAGCATTTCCATCTGCACTTAATGCAATAACTCTATTTTCATCTGAAACAAAAACGACTCTTAAATTATAGGAAGCTTTTAAATCGAAATTATTAAATGCGTAAATAATTGTATTTCCATAATTACAAGACCTATCTACTTCATTCCCTAACTCTTTATCTGGAAAAGTATAATTATCTCCCTTTATAAGAAATGGTTGGTTATTAATATTGCCACTGTCATTGTATGCTAACGAATTCATTTTACCAGTTTGGGCATATATTCCCAAAGTTGAACAAAAGAATAAAAGATAAATCCAAGTTTTCATGTACTTTATTTTTTAAATTATTTTATAATTACATTATTTGGTATTTATTCCAAGCGTCTATAACACTCATACCGTTTTGTATTGCTTTTAATACTGTTTTTTCACCTCTAGCCTTTTCAAAAGCTCTAATAAAAACTTCATCTTCAAATTCTTTAGGAACAACACAAACTCCATCATTATCACCAATAATTATATCTCCAGGATTAATTCTAACACCATTCATTTCAATTGGAACTCTAAAATCTATAACCTTTCCTCTTGGCCCCTGATCTTGGGCATACCTTCCATAAGAAAATACAGGAAAATCTAATTCTAAAATACCATTTGTGTCTCGTGAGTAGCCGTTAGCAACTGCACCAGCCGAACCTAGTATTTTTGCTCTAGTCATCATTAACTCACCAACTAAAGCATAATTTAGCGAAGCTCCAGAACATATATATACTTCGTTTTCTTTTAAATCATCTAATGCTTCTAACATTAACCCAAATGGTTTTGCCATTAATGGGTTTTGACTCCCATGACTTAATTCTTCAAAAGTATCTGCTTCTAGTACAGTCATTGCTCTTCCAATTAAAAACATATCATCTTTTAATGGTTGAATTTGTGGCGGAAGAAATTGGTGTAATAAATTCATTTTATCCATTGCATCACCAATTACAGCTGTAAATAACTCTTTTTTTGCTAGAGAGAATAGCTCCTTATCATTGTTCCAAAATTTATCCATTATTGTTTTTTAAAAAATTATTAATTAACTACCAAAAAGTATAATAAAAAACTCCTAAAACAGCTGAAATGATTATTGCTAAAACATTAAATACAGTGGTAGTTTTATAAATACCCTCATCTATTTTTATTAAATCACTACTTTTTTGTTTCTTTAAAAGTGATACTACAATTAATACTATTGATAATAGTAAGAATGAAACCCCCATTCTATCTAAAAATGGTAAATCTTTAATACATATATCTAATAAAACGGACACTGGAATTGTTAGAATAACGGTCCATAAAGCAGCTGTTGCGTTTGCTCTTTTCCAGAACAAACCAAATACAAATACAACTACAATACCTGGAGTTACCATGCCTGTAAAATTTTGTATAAACTGAAATGCTTGTTCTAGCGATGCTAACAGTGGAGCTATAATAATGGCAATTAGTAAAGAAACAGCACTCATTATTCTACCAACAGTTACGAGCTTTTTATCTGTGACTGTTTTATTAAACAACGGTTTATAAATATCGAATGTAAAAATGGTGGATGCACTTGTAACCATTGAGCTTAATGAGGATACTATTGCAGAAATTAAAGCTGCAAATGCAAGGCCTTTAAAACCTGATGGAATAAAATTAGCTAACAACCAAGGGTAGGCTTCATCTGGCTTATCTATGCCAGCATTTAACACAAAAGCAGCAATTCCTGGTAAAACAACAATTATTGGAATAAATAGTTTTAAAAAAGCTGCAAATGCCATTCCTTTCTGGGCTTCATTAATATTTTTTGCAGCTAATGAACGCTGAATAATGTATTGGTTACATCCAAAATAGGCAATATTTGCAACCCATAAACCTCCTAGAATAACACTTACTCCTGGCAAATATTTATAATTGGGATCTGATTTACTTAAAATTAAATCAAATTTTTCTGGAGCAGCATCAAACATCATTCTTAGTCCTAAAAATACATCGTTAGAATCACTAATTGCTTGCAATACAAAAAACGTAGTCATTAACCCTCCTGCAACTAAAAAAATAATTTGAATAACATCTGTATAAGCAACAGCTTTTAAGCCTCCTAATACTGAATATAAACCTGAAATTGCAGCTAGTACTAAAATCCATTCCATTAAATCTAACCCTAAATAGCCTTCTAAAACCAAAGCTCCCAGATAAAAAACTGATGATAAATTAACAAACCAATACACCAACAACCAAAATACAGCTAAACTTACCCTAAGCCTAGAGTCGTACCTTTTCTCTAAGAAACCAGGCATTGTATAAATATTATTTTTTAAATAAATAGGCAAAAAGAATTTTGCTACTACTAAAAGCCCAATAGCACCTAGCCATTCATAAGTTGCAATTCCAAGACCTATAGCAAATCCAGAACCTGTCATTCCTATAAATTGTTCTGCAGAAATATTAGCAGCAATTACTGATGATCCAATTACCCACCAAGGAAGTGTATTACCTGCAAAAAAGTAGTCATTTGATGTTTGCTTTTTTTTATTATAAAAAACAGCTCCAAAACCAACTAGTAATATCAACATAAAGTATGTGATAAAAACAATAGTGTCTGCAGTAGATAAATTCATTTTTTATATTGGTTTAAAATTATAATATCACAAATTTAACCTTTGTAATACATTAAGAATTGCATTAAATTAGCACTTACACACTCTATATTTGCATAAATTATATTTTTATAGATTAAATAGCAAAAAAATATTCATCTATAAAGCTGGTATATTTAAATAAAAAAAATGCTACTTAAAAAATAAGCAGCATTCAAACCATAACCCACACAACAATTTATTCAATAACTAACTCAATTTATTGAATTGAAAAAGTCTGCTTATATGAGCAATGTAAACCAAGTGTTAAAATCTACTCAATTTACAAAGTAAACAAAAATGGTATTTACTCCAACGTTACTACTAATCCATTTATTAGACAGTTACGTATTTACAATCTGTAAAATTATTAGAAATAACCTAAATGGAATAATTGTTCCTCTAAAACCATAAATTAAATAATTAGTTTAGTTTGTTTTAATCTAAAAAAGGAGTCAGTAACACTTGTTACTAACTCCTTTTTTATTACATCTCTTTGTGTTCTAAATTTGGATCCGTTCTATGTTTGCAAAATAAATTGCATTAAAAAGCTCACCATCAACATTCTTTAAATATTAGCTAAATTTTAATGTAACATATTTAGATTTTGTCTTGGTGTTCATAAATACTATCGCTTATTGAATTTAGGTTATTTTTACGAGAATACGTTTACTATATAATTTAAACTATTCACCTCTGCATAATCTAAAACCGGTATCACTTCCCTTACCGTTTGCTTCATAATTACCCTGAAAACTTGCTTCACAACAATAATCAGCACCTATCCAACCACCACCTTTTAAAACACGTCCTTTAGGAGCTGATGCATCGGTATGCCAATTCCAGCACCATTCTCTAACATTTCCAGAGGCGTCATAAATACCTAACTCGTTTGGCGCTTTACTACCTACCGGTTTTGTTTTGCAATTGTTACTTTGTAATGCAGACCATTGCCACTTTGTACCTTTTAAGTCTTTATCGCCGGAATTGCACCAATAATACCCTACTTCATTTATAGTATTGCTACCGCTGTATGTATAATTCTTGCTCATCTGCCCTCCTCCGGCTGCAAATTCCCATTCTTGTTCTGTAGGTAAACGATATCCATTAGCTCCTTCATTTATAGTAACATTCCATTTAATTTCATCTAAGACATTGTCGTTGTATGGATCTTTCTTGTTTTTGTCGATAGTGTAATACTGCTCTAAACCTTCCTTAGAACTTCTTAGGTTACAATATTCAACACAGTCATACCAGTTTACATTTTCTACAGGTAAATTTTCTCCTTGAAATTCTGATGGATTACTACCCATTATTTCTACCCATTCTTTTTGAGTAACCTCATATTTTCCAATATAAAAATTAGAAACAGTTACATCTTTATCATAATAGGTAGAATTTGTATTTTTAAAGGAACCTCCTTCTACAAATACAAAATTTGTATTTTCTTTTTCTGAACATGAGGTTATAATAAATAATGGTACTAATAATAATATAAATAATTTTCTCATTTATGTTTTATATTTTAATATATAAAAAATGCAGATTTATTAAATCTGCATTTTTTTTGAATAATATTCTGAGTGTTATTAATATAGCATAACAAAATCTATGAGTGTGTTAGCTCAGGTAATATTTATAGTTAAAAGCGTACCAATAATGGCAGCCAAATATTACTTATTTTGTTAGCGATACAATTACAATTCTCACTTATAAATTGAAACTTGTTTTATATCTTCCAAATAGTTGCGTTCATAGCACCACTTATTCTATTATTACGATTATTACCGTAATCGTAAGCTTCACATCCAAATACCATGTACGCATCTGTACCACCAGCAGGAGTAGCAAAGTTTAATCCAAAATCAGCACCTAATGCTCCTTTAAAATTATCTAAATGAGTTCCTACATTTATAGAATTATTAGAATTAAGAGCAGCTCCACCCCAACGACCTTGTACTTGCCAAAAAGTCTGAGTACCATCAATAGAAGGTTGTTGTATTCTTTGAGACTTTGTCATAACATAGGTATGGTTATTAGCTGTATAATTAGTACCTGCGCTTGCTGCATTAAAAAGTGCACCTGGTCCTCTTTCACAAACATAAAATTCTGTAAGCGGACTTCTAGTCCAACCATACAATCCTACAAATTTAAGGTTGTTATCTGTAGTTACAGAACCTATATTGTAGCCTACACTTATTCTTTGTGTATTTCTCCATCCTAGGCCACCTACTACCTGACGAACCCCATTCCATGTAAAATTAAAATGACCATTACCATTAGGTGATGTAATATTAATTGTTCCAAGTTGGTCTTCAGCATCAATTGAATAAAAAAAGTTGTTCTGATTTCCTACTCTTTCGTTAACTGGAGTTGTTGCACTTTTAACTGTTTCAATTTCACCTTGTGCTTGTCCACTTGGTGTTTCAAGATTCAAATCGTTTTCGGAACAGGCTATTAATGACAAAGATGCAATTGACAATAATAATGTTCCTCGTAACACTGAAAAATTTAATTTTCTCATAATTTTGGTTTTAGTTTGGTTTAGTTAATAAAGTTTACGTCATCTACCATTAGATAACATTGTAAACATATAAATATTCACTTACCATCAATAGGAAAAATACGGTAATAACTATAACTATTGATGCATTTTTCTATTTTACTAAAAATTATACTCTAAAATTATGATCAGATTCTAACTTGAGTAATAAATTGAATTTCAACACATTATATAAGTATCACTTTGAAATTTAATTTAGTTTTTCAACTTAAATATTTCTGCATATCTCTTTTAAAATTTATAAGTTAACACAAAACACAATTATCGAGTTTATCTATTTTACAATAATGACTTTAGAATTGAATATGCTAAAAAATATTACCACTATCACACCAGTCTTTTCATGTAGTTTGTCAATTGAGTCAGAAATAGCACTTTTTTTATTAATTTTAAAAGTATAGATGATATTTAGTATTTCAAGATTAACCATTGTTGCATAGTTTATGCTACTGCTTTTAAATAGGAATCTTTTTCACCCTTAAATAATCTACACGGTGAATACAACTAAAAATTAACTCAAGTCTATGTATTACCTGTTTTCGGGAATACTTTTCTACTTTACTTTGGTCTGAATACAAAGAAATCTAATTGAAAATTACTTGGATACTAAAGAATTAAATCTCAAAAAAAAGACAAAAAAAACGCTCCCTTTTTAGGAAGCGTTTAATACTTTTACAAAAGTTTACACAAAAAATTAAACTTTATTTTACCGTCTCTAAAATAGTTTGTCTAGCTAATTTAGGCTCCATATTTCTGTCATACAAAAGCGGATAATTAGTCCTATTTGGTACCGGATAGTCATTTTTCCAAGACATTCCATCATGCATTCCCCAAAAAGTAACTCTATCTATTTTATCGCTGTTTTTTACAAAAATTTCAAATAATTCTTTATAACGATCTGCAAGTTCTTGTTCTACAGATGCAGGTAAACCATCTTTGTAAGGGTCTAAAAATGTTTCGAATTCTTCTAATTGAAACTGAGGCTCCATCATACTACGCCCTATTATTTGACCTTCTTTAGTTAGTGGCAATACATCAACATCTAGTTCTGTTATCAAAACTTTAACACCTAATGCAGCATAAGCATCAATAGCTTCTTGAATATATTTGTTTTCAGGAAAATTTAAACCCCAATGTGCTTGAATCCCTATACCATCAATTCTAATTCCGGCATCTTTAAGCATCTTTACCATACGAATAATTCCGTCTCTTTTTTCTGGACGCCATGCATTAAAATCATTATAATATAATTCTGTATCTGGTGCAAACTCACTTGCATATTTAAAGGCAAGTCTAACCAGCTCATCACCATCACCAATACTATTTACCCACGTGGTTGATCTATATGAACCATCATCATCGAGAACTTCATTTACCACATCCCAAGCTTGTACTTTTCCGGCATATCGTCCTGCAACAGCTTTTATATGGTTACGCAATTGCGTTTTCTGTTCTTCGGGTGAATTAGGTTCTCCTTTTGAATTGGTAAAAAACCAAGCTGGTGTTTGATTATGCCATATTAATGTGTGC
Protein-coding regions in this window:
- a CDS encoding RraA family protein, whose amino-acid sequence is MDKFWNNDKELFSLAKKELFTAVIGDAMDKMNLLHQFLPPQIQPLKDDMFLIGRAMTVLEADTFEELSHGSQNPLMAKPFGLMLEALDDLKENEVYICSGASLNYALVGELMMTRAKILGSAGAVANGYSRDTNGILELDFPVFSYGRYAQDQGPRGKVIDFRVPIEMNGVRINPGDIIIGDNDGVCVVPKEFEDEVFIRAFEKARGEKTVLKAIQNGMSVIDAWNKYQIM
- a CDS encoding SUMF1/EgtB/PvdO family nonheme iron enzyme, with amino-acid sequence MRKLFILLLVPLFIITSCSEKENTNFVFVEGGSFKNTNSTYYDKDVTVSNFYIGKYEVTQKEWVEIMGSNPSEFQGENLPVENVNWYDCVEYCNLRSSKEGLEQYYTIDKNKKDPYNDNVLDEIKWNVTINEGANGYRLPTEQEWEFAAGGGQMSKNYTYSGSNTINEVGYYWCNSGDKDLKGTKWQWSALQSNNCKTKPVGSKAPNELGIYDASGNVREWCWNWHTDASAPKGRVLKGGGWIGADYCCEASFQGNYEANGKGSDTGFRLCRGE
- a CDS encoding glycoside hydrolase family 11 protein; the protein is MRKLNFSVLRGTLLLSIASLSLIACSENDLNLETPSGQAQGEIETVKSATTPVNERVGNQNNFFYSIDAEDQLGTINITSPNGNGHFNFTWNGVRQVVGGLGWRNTQRISVGYNIGSVTTDNNLKFVGLYGWTRSPLTEFYVCERGPGALFNAASAGTNYTANNHTYVMTKSQRIQQPSIDGTQTFWQVQGRWGGAALNSNNSINVGTHLDNFKGALGADFGLNFATPAGGTDAYMVFGCEAYDYGNNRNNRISGAMNATIWKI
- a CDS encoding sodium/solute symporter (Members of the Solute:Sodium Symporter (SSS), TC 2.A.21 as described in tcdb.org, catalyze solute:Na+ symport. Known solutes for members of the family include sugars, amino acids, nucleosides, inositols, vitamins, urea or anions, depending on the system.) codes for the protein MNLSTADTIVFITYFMLILLVGFGAVFYNKKKQTSNDYFFAGNTLPWWVIGSSVIAANISAEQFIGMTGSGFAIGLGIATYEWLGAIGLLVVAKFFLPIYLKNNIYTMPGFLEKRYDSRLRVSLAVFWLLVYWFVNLSSVFYLGALVLEGYLGLDLMEWILVLAAISGLYSVLGGLKAVAYTDVIQIIFLVAGGLMTTFFVLQAISDSNDVFLGLRMMFDAAPEKFDLILSKSDPNYKYLPGVSVILGGLWVANIAYFGCNQYIIQRSLAAKNINEAQKGMAFAAFLKLFIPIIVVLPGIAAFVLNAGIDKPDEAYPWLLANFIPSGFKGLAFAALISAIVSSLSSMVTSASTIFTFDIYKPLFNKTVTDKKLVTVGRIMSAVSLLIAIIIAPLLASLEQAFQFIQNFTGMVTPGIVVVFVFGLFWKRANATAALWTVILTIPVSVLLDICIKDLPFLDRMGVSFLLLSIVLIVVSLLKKQKSSDLIKIDEGIYKTTTVFNVLAIIISAVLGVFYYTFW
- a CDS encoding endo-1,4-beta-xylanase, producing MKKLTVKNFSKVICALLVLSGCNDKTTTKNTVLPETNKSQDIGLKTAFKNQFIIGSALSVNDILDKDNAIKQIAKKEFNTITPENCMKAETVNPQPGVYDFKAADAYVAFGKENDMFIIGHTLIWHNQTPAWFFTNSKGEPNSPEEQKTQLRNHIKAVAGRYAGKVQAWDVVNEVLDDDGSYRSTTWVNSIGDGDELVRLAFKYASEFAPDTELYYNDFNAWRPEKRDGIIRMVKMLKDAGIRIDGIGIQAHWGLNFPENKYIQEAIDAYAALGVKVLITELDVDVLPLTKEGQIIGRSMMEPQFQLEEFETFLDPYKDGLPASVEQELADRYKELFEIFVKNSDKIDRVTFWGMHDGMSWKNDYPVPNRTNYPLLYDRNMEPKLARQTILETVK